In Romeriopsis navalis LEGE 11480, the sequence TCAGAATATGTCGCGACGCCTGATTGCTTTGCCGTGCGCAGGCCACCACGCGATCGGTTAACCCTTGCTCAAATACATAATCCACTGCCGCCCGACTCGCCTCCTGCGCAAATCTCCGGCCCCAATACGCCGGATGCAACACATAACCCAACTCAAAATCCACTCCAGCATTTGGAAAGATGATCATCCGACCAATCACCGTACCCGCTAAACAGATTGCCAGTGGCCCATAGCCGGTTTTGCTCCATTTCGTCACCGCACGATCGACACTTGCTGCCGTCTCAGCCAATGTCCGCACACCCGTACCGAAATGCTCAAACACGCGATCGTCCGCATAAATCTGGGCGATCGCCGATGTATCTGATGTCTGTAGAGGACGTAAAACTAATCGTTCAGTCGAAATCATTGTCTCCCCAGTTGATATTGTCTCCCCGGTTGATTATGAGATTTTGGCGCTGCACCGTTGGCTTGGCAATCATTCCTTAAACTATGCCACCCAATATTAACAGCAGCAAAGCCATGAATTTTCAGCAAATAAATTCCCGGCAAAAGCCAGACCTTACCGATGGAAGATCGCTAAAAGCAAATAGATTAAGGCAATTATCAGACCCACACGCTCAGAATTTTTATAGTCATAAAAGTCAAACCGTAATTTCCGTTTCCTAGGGGTGGCAATGCCCTGATTAATCCGGCGTTCTAAGCGTTTCATATAAAATTCAGGTCGGCCACTATCCCAGCTTTCCCAAGCAATTTCATTTCCATCCTGCCAGCGCAACACGAGCTGTCGCTGGACCACTGGCTTGACCCGCGTTACCCCGGCAGTCAGCTCAACTTTAGCTGGTTTGACGCGCTCCATGAGTCGAACCGCGCGCAATTGGCTCAGAGGCTGCTGATACACTTTATAGGTGATGCCACCCGACGAAAATTGGCAGCGATCGTGTTTGTGATCGAGGATGAGCGCTCGGTCCCAAAGTAACCAGCGATTTAGACAACCCATTGCCCCAGACACACCGCTAACGAACAGATATACAAAGCACCGTAGTGTGATATTGGCTGGATTATAAAAAATGCTCCAGGGAATCAGTACAAAAAACAGTAGGAAAAACAAGCCCGCTGAGTAAAGGGCGGCCTTCTTGCGATCCGGCTGATACTGACGGGGCTGGGAATAGTTAGACATGCAATGATGATGCGGTTGGCAAAGCTGAAGATGCTCTACTATTCAAGGTTCCCGATAATGTGTCTCAATCATCCTAGTGCAACCTATGGGATGACTCAACTCACTCCGGTGCAGTTTGCGATCCGCTGTGGTCTCAGTGTTTGACTTAATCGGTTCACCTGACGCTGCTGGCTGATAAAGGCTTTGGCCGTGTGGTGTTCCTGATCACCTGATTTATCGGGGGTCATTCTGATTGCAAACTGAAAGATGAACAACTGCTCTGGTATTTGGCCAGGAAGGGACAGCAAGTCAGACTTGCTAAACTATTATTTTCACTTGGTGTTAGCTCAAACGTGATGGCAAATTGGCACAACGCTTTGGCCTTTCAACCTGACGACTCAGAGGCAGTACGGTGGCCTGATAGCGATGATGACGC encodes:
- a CDS encoding GNAT family N-acetyltransferase, with amino-acid sequence MISTERLVLRPLQTSDTSAIAQIYADDRVFEHFGTGVRTLAETAASVDRAVTKWSKTGYGPLAICLAGTVIGRMIIFPNAGVDFELGYVLHPAYWGRRFAQEASRAAVDYVFEQGLTDRVVACARQSNQASRHILSTLGFRVMREEIGDDGIMRIWFELNVQNFQR